In Patescibacteria group bacterium, the following proteins share a genomic window:
- a CDS encoding SH3 domain-containing protein: MTAQGLKKTNKGKIYFHVYNRGIANGIIFNDKQDYEVFLSHLEDYLTLPKKSEDLQKTFTVKGRAFRGVPHQPKNYFNKVELIAYCLTPDHFHLLLCPIAKDSLEGFMRSLSTKYSIYFNKKYQRQGSLFGGPYKSVSINDATCLLNMTHYLHQHLQEEKGNNLIDSYSSYADYLGKRKTSWVKASTVLSFFENFKNEFLKGIKSYKDFVEKYNLNQREKRLLERIIIEKESGYLEKNMLTLAKRNVTRGTVAYAPLKIYQRIPEFAAASFFFAVLFTSSFLNIRFSSTQRNNPILTLIHQASEQVSTQTLKQSLTQALGQASTQILRRTSTQTLEQAPTQTPEQTSTQILGQTSMLVVKIDESASANIRQSPTTDSKVIGEAKNGDTFEFVSENSGWYEIKLDNGSTAFISASVVELLVEEI, translated from the coding sequence ATGACTGCTCAAGGCCTTAAAAAAACAAATAAAGGTAAAATTTACTTTCATGTCTACAATCGGGGGATTGCAAACGGAATCATCTTTAATGATAAACAGGATTACGAAGTTTTTCTTAGTCATCTGGAGGACTATTTGACTCTTCCCAAAAAATCTGAAGATCTCCAGAAAACCTTCACTGTCAAAGGGCGCGCTTTTCGGGGCGTACCGCATCAACCTAAAAATTATTTCAATAAAGTTGAACTAATTGCTTATTGTCTAACACCTGATCATTTTCATTTGCTCTTATGTCCAATCGCCAAAGACTCTCTTGAGGGTTTTATGAGGTCTCTATCAACAAAATACTCTATCTATTTCAATAAAAAATATCAGCGTCAAGGTTCTCTTTTCGGCGGACCTTATAAATCAGTATCTATCAATGATGCCACCTGTCTGCTAAACATGACTCATTACCTCCACCAACATCTCCAAGAAGAAAAAGGTAATAATTTAATTGACAGTTATTCATCTTATGCAGACTATTTGGGTAAAAGAAAAACTTCCTGGGTTAAAGCAAGTACCGTCTTATCATTTTTTGAAAATTTTAAAAATGAGTTTCTTAAAGGCATTAAAAGCTATAAAGATTTTGTTGAAAAATATAACCTCAACCAAAGGGAAAAAAGATTACTTGAAAGGATAATTATTGAAAAAGAATCAGGCTATCTTGAAAAGAATATGCTTACGCTTGCAAAGAGAAACGTTACCAGAGGAACAGTGGCTTACGCTCCATTAAAAATCTACCAAAGGATCCCTGAGTTTGCTGCCGCTTCTTTTTTCTTCGCGGTTCTTTTTACTTCTAGTTTTCTGAACATTCGGTTTTCCTCCACCCAAAGAAACAACCCTATACTCACTCTCATCCATCAGGCCTCGGAACAGGTCTCAACACAAACTTTGAAACAGTCTCTAACACAAGCTTTAGGACAGGCTTCAACACAAATTTTAAGACGGACTTCTACACAAACCTTGGAACAGGCCCCTACACAAACTCCGGAACAGACCTCAACGCAAATTTTAGGACAGACCTCAATGCTGGTAGTTAAAATTGATGAATCAGCCAGCGCTAACATTCGCCAAAGTCCAACAACTGATTCAAAAGTAATTGGTGAAGCTAAAAACGGTGACACTTTTGAATTTGTTTCCGAAAATTCAGGTTGGTACGAAATTAAACTCGATAATGGGTCAACTGCTTTTATATCAGCAAGCGTTGTAGAACTATTAGTAGAAGAAATATAA